Genomic DNA from Bacteriovorax sp. Seq25_V:
TATTTCTTAGAAAGTTTATTTTAACTTTTTTCTCTCTGCCATCAGGAGTAAGAAGAGATAATTCATCTCCTAGCTTGAGAGTCACGTCACGACCTTTGATAATCAGAGCAATATAGTTTTTCTTATTTACATCAATAACTTCACCAACGAAGTTATCATCTTGTCTCACAATTCTTTGATTCTTCAATTTTTTAAAGAGAACATCACTCTTGTTAACATGGAAAAAACCACGAATGACTGTTCCTGGATAGCTATCTTTGACCTTTTGGACGAAATCAGAATCAAACTTGTCGTTCAAAGATGCTACGTCTTTTAAAATACTCTTATCTTCAATGTGACGGATATCAATTCTTAAAAAATCCAGCCCAATATCTTTTAGCTCATCAATATACTCAAGAATAAAATGATCTTTAGTATTAAACATAAAAGTTCCATGGACATTTTCAATCACGGGAAAACCCTTATGGGCAGACTCCTCGCTTGAAGCACTAACTTCAACAGGAATTTCGTTTACTTGATAATACTCACGCTTCTCTTCTTCAAAAAGTGGAGTTACTAACTTTCGTGGCGTATAAAAAAGAAGAATGCGACCAACACCAAGAAATTCAATTTCAAGTCCTAGCTTCTCAATATACTCTTTGATTGTTTCTTTATTAAGTTCAAGAGAGAGAATAACACGCTTTAATCTCTCACCTAGAAGCTTCTTCCAAACTTCGATTGAGCGATAATTATGGTAAGCACCACTTTCTAAAATAAGTTGAATATCAATAGTTGGAAAATTATCCTGAACATAGCTAACAGCTCCAGGGTCTTGTATTCTGATTGCTGTAAAGTTTTTAAAATCAATACGACCAATATGTGACTTTACCATATTAAAGTCAGTCTCAGTCATTAAGATATCCCATTCAAGAATAGGACGAATTCCCTCTTCATTTAATTTTGTAGCAAGAGAATTGAGTTCATCAATTTTGAGTGTCCCAATTTTTGAAAGTAGACTTGGAGCAAGGATCGCTTCGTTATAGCCAGCATCCTTTAGGATTTTAATATCTTCAAAACTATTTACATACGAAACTAATTTCACTGTATGACCTTTCTTCTTAAAAGGTTATTCCCATCAATTCCTGGAACAAATGGAATTTTAACAATGGAACCAGGATTAGATCTCTCAATATTCTCTCCTAGTACGTTCTTTATAAAATCAATATTAAACGAAACAGATGGTCCCTTAAATGGAAGAACTTCTAACTGATCTCCAACATTAAATGCACTTTTTACTTCAACAAGTAGAAATTTTCCTTCAACTGCTTCAAGAACAGCACCAGTTGCAGCGTATTCTTTTATTTCATGTTCCCTATCGCTATAGATAGTATCAGCACCTGCTGGGTTTATCAGAGATGCTTCCGTATATGCACGGTGAGTAACTTTATTAAGCTCGGCCTCCCAACGACCAAGATCGTCGCTGAGGAAGTTTCCATGTTCACGATAATAGTCCAGGGCTTCACTATATACTTTAGAAATTGTTCCAGCATAGAGATAAGACTTCATTCTTCCTTCTACTTTTAATGAATCAATACCTGCATCGATAAATTCTTGAAGGACACGAATTCCCTCAAGGTCTTTAGAGCTCATGAAAAAGCTATTTTTTGCTTCCATGTCAGCGCCTTCAAGCTTATATTCGAAACGACAGCTATGAGCGCAACCACCACGATTACTATCACGGCCTTGTGTATAATTTGAGATGACACAGTTTCCAGAAAATGCCATACACATTGAACCATGAACAAACATCTCAATCTCAATATCAGCTTCTTTTTTAATCTTGCCCGCGTCTTTTATTGTTACTTCTCGGCCAAGAACAATTCTTGTCACCCCAAGTTTTTTCCACATTTTTGCAGCTTCTACGTTGAGGCAAGATGCTTGTGTCGAAAGATGAATTTCAAGCTTTGTATTTTGACTAATATACTCAATTACTCCGGGGTCAGAAACAATAACCGCATCAACTCCAACTTCATCGAGATAAACAATAAATTCATGGAGACCGTCAAAGTCTTTGTCATGGAAGAAACTATTTAGAACAACATAGACGAGTGCACCCTTTCCATGTGCATACTCAACACCTTCTTTAATCTGTTCGACTGTAAAGTTCTCTGCTGCCGAACGAAGGCCAAATTTTTGTCCGCCTAAATAAACAGCATTAGCACCGTAATTAACGGCAACTTTTAATTTATCTAAACTTCCCGCCGGTGCTAATAACTCCGGTGTCCAATAATTCATAAATAGGCTCCTTTATCCATCTTCTATGTAGCAGAAATTTCATGTAGAATAAAGGGTATCAAGGTAATAAGATGAAGTTTTTACGTGTTTTAACAAAATGCATCATTTATGGATTAATAAGTATTATTGTGCTTGTTACAGGCGCAGGTATATACAAATACAAGTCGACTCCTGAACGAATTCGGCCAGTCCCCTTCAATATTCCAAATAACTTATACTTAGAAAATGAAGTTGCTGAATTAAGCGATATTTTGATAATTGGAGACAATTTTGCCATTGATTTCAACGACCAAATTGAAGGAATGATCGAATCATTATCAAAAGGGCTAAAGAAACCAATATCTATTTATAACTATGCAACTGCAAATGAGGCCATCTATCGCACGATCGAAAAAGTAAAGGCGCTCAAGACATTGCCTCCAATTGTTATCTACATGGGTGGTTCCAGTGAGTTTGCTGAGGACATTTATCCTCCAAAACTGTCAAATTTTTGGATGAATTTTAAACGATACCAAGATGATTATCTTAATACCCTAATGATTATCTCCCCAGCAACTTCGAGACTGATCTACAAAAAGGACGAAATAAAAATCCTAAACAAGGAAATTATTCCATTTCAATTTCATGGAGACCTTTGGTACCAACGAGTATCTGAAGCTACTTATTTCATTTACCAAGATTATTTAAGAGACCTCATTGATTTAATCCAAGAGAAGAAGGCAATAAGCTTAATTATTACTCCGCCAGTGAATCTTCAGGCCGAAGTTAAGAAGGCTTGCGACAATTCAGTTCTAGATGAAATAACAATCTCACAAAATGAAATCAAAGTACTAATGGATGAGAATAAATATAAAGACGCTTACAGACAAATTGTAGCTCTCGATAAAACAGCGATCGGAAATGCTCGCACAAAGTATCTCAGAGGAAAGGCAGAGTTTGAATTAGGAATGTTTAAAGAAGCAAAAGAAACATTAACTCTTTCAAAGGCTCTCGAATGTTCTCCACCGCGAGCTAGTGTCATCATTAACTCAATACAAAAGAAAATCGCACAGGAAAAAAACGTTGATATTATTAAGTTTGATGAAATCATCAATAGCAATTTTGGTAAAGATGTACTCTTTATCGACAGTGAGAAGCCACAATTCATTTACTGGGAAAAACTTGTTAATCGCCTTACAATCAAACTTAGAGGATTATTAGAGTTATGAGTATTGCAAAAAAAAGATTCAAGAAAAATGATATTATCTGTAGAACAGGAGATGATGATCAAACACTTTACTTCGTTGAAAAAGGCAGTCTTCTTGTCTTCGTAATTGATGGTACACAAGTTACGCCAATAGCATATATTGGAACAGATGAATTTGTTGGTGAACTTTCATACTTTGATAAGAATAATAGAAGTGCATATGTCATGGCCCTTGATGAAGCAGAACTTCTCTCAATTCCAACAACTCAACAAGAAGATGTTATGCCAGACTGGACAATCAAGTTAGCGAGAAACTTAACAAAAAGAATCCGTCACATTGATCACTTAATTTCCAAGCAGGGTATAAAAAGAAAGAATGTTGAATCAATCAAACCATTATCAATCGAGCAACAACGAAATATTCTTAAAATAATTTCAGAAACAAAGAAATAAAAAAGGCCAGGTAAACCTGGCCAATTTTATTATTAGATTAATCCAAGATCTTTTACAGTATCTCTTTCAATTCTTAACTCTTCAAGAGTTGCATTAAATTTTTCAGTTCCAAATTCATTGTGCTCACGACCTTCAACTACAATTAGTTTTCCGTTTTCAACACGACAAGGGAAAGAAAAGATAAGACCTGCGTCAACTCCGTATTGACCAGTAGAAGAAAGACACATAGAGAATGTCTCTCCTGCTGGAGTATCGTGAGTTAGGTTATATACACCTTGAACACAAGCGTTTGCAGCTGAAGCAGCAGAAGAAGCTCCTCTTGCTTTAATAATCGCTGCACCTCTTTGTTGTACAGTCTTGATGAAATCACCTTTCAACCACTCGTGGTCAGTGATAACTTCGTGTGCTTTTTTACCACCGATTTTAGCATTGTAAAAATCTGGGTATTGAGTTGCAGAGTGATTACCCCAAATCGTCATATCTGTTACAGTCTTAACATCTGCCCCAGCTTTGATTGCTAATTGAGTTTTTGCTCTGTTCTCATCAAGAGTTGTCATTGCAAAGAATCTATCTTTTGGAAGTCCTGAAGACTCCATTGCGATTAGACAGTTTGTATTACATGGGTTTCCAACTACGAATAGTTTACAGTCTGAAGCACCATGAGCGGCCATTGCTTTTCCTAGAGGTCCAAAGATTCCACCATTAACTTTTAGTAGATCTCCACGCTCCATACCATCTTTTCTCGGAACTGCACCAATTGCAAGAACCCAGTTAGCATCTTTGAAAGCAACTTCCATTTTATCAGTACAAACAATATTCTTTAATAGTGGAAATGCACAATCCTCAAGTTCCATTTTTACACCTTCAAGAGCACCAAGTGCTTGAGGTAGTTCTAAAAGCTGTAACTCAACTTCAGTATCTGTTCCAAACATTTGCCCTGAAGCGATTCTAAAAAGAATTGCATAACCAATTTGACCAGCTGCACCCGTAACTGCAACCTTTACTCTTTTAGCCGTCATACGTGACTCCTTTATATGTTGTGTGAAATAATTAGATGGCTATAATGTATCACAGAGTGTAAAAATTAATAGTCTCACCATGTTATGCAAAATTTGACTGGTTCGAGAATTAAATCTAAAATTTGTTTTTAGAATCATTAGGGAAGTTAAATGAATAATCCAAATAGCAATAAGCAGGGCGCACCAGGTCAAGGGAAGAAGAATAATAACCGACGTCGCCACTACAATAAGAACAAATCGAAAAATCCAAATGCTCAAGCAAATGGTAATGGTAATAATCCAGGTAGTTCAAACTCAAGTAAAAAAAGACCATTTAATAATCGTCGTAAACAAAACCCTGTTAAACTAAGTGGTCTTGATTTTGTAACGACAAAATATTTAAACCTTCTTGAGCAACACCTTCAAGCGCGCAGAAAATATTTTGAGAACTTTGATAAGGTACAAGGTCCGGCCTTAGAAAAACTTGAATATAATTTTATTGAGTCGCAGAAAGTTTTTCTGGCCTTCAAAGAAAGACTGAGCCCAGAGGACCTCGAAGCATTTGAAAAGCACTTCAACTCTTACAAACCGGATTTTACATATTCATCAAACCATAATATTGACCCGCTTGAGACTACTATTGAAGTGGCAGACGAACAAATCCAGGACCCTCACCTATTAGAAAGTCAAAAAAGAGCGTTTCAAGACTACTCTGATGATACAGAGGAGTCGATGGGAAGCATTGATGACTATAAGAAATATAAAGGTATAACAGAATAAAAAAAGGCCGCATCATGCGACCTTTTTTTTTATCATTAAAAATAATTTTTAATTAAGAAAGAACTTGCGAAGCTTGTGTGTCAGTTGTAGCTCCAACTACTCCACTACCTTTAGTTAGATAATTATTTAATGTATTCTCGTGATCTTTAAGAATTGCATCTCTTAAGTCATCGTGTGAAATGTCTAGGATCTCTGCAACTCTGTTAAGCATTTTCAGAGGAATGTTACAAAGAGCTCTTTCAACGTTAGAAATGAACTGACCATTCTTATAACCTAAAAGGTGTGACAACTCTGATTGAGAGT
This window encodes:
- a CDS encoding U32 family peptidase is translated as MKLVSYVNSFEDIKILKDAGYNEAILAPSLLSKIGTLKIDELNSLATKLNEEGIRPILEWDILMTETDFNMVKSHIGRIDFKNFTAIRIQDPGAVSYVQDNFPTIDIQLILESGAYHNYRSIEVWKKLLGERLKRVILSLELNKETIKEYIEKLGLEIEFLGVGRILLFYTPRKLVTPLFEEEKREYYQVNEIPVEVSASSEESAHKGFPVIENVHGTFMFNTKDHFILEYIDELKDIGLDFLRIDIRHIEDKSILKDVASLNDKFDSDFVQKVKDSYPGTVIRGFFHVNKSDVLFKKLKNQRIVRQDDNFVGEVIDVNKKNYIALIIKGRDVTLKLGDELSLLTPDGREKKVKINFLRNSQLLDIESAKSGDIVLIPHVSAISVKTMVYKLLT
- a CDS encoding U32 family peptidase — encoded protein: MNYWTPELLAPAGSLDKLKVAVNYGANAVYLGGQKFGLRSAAENFTVEQIKEGVEYAHGKGALVYVVLNSFFHDKDFDGLHEFIVYLDEVGVDAVIVSDPGVIEYISQNTKLEIHLSTQASCLNVEAAKMWKKLGVTRIVLGREVTIKDAGKIKKEADIEIEMFVHGSMCMAFSGNCVISNYTQGRDSNRGGCAHSCRFEYKLEGADMEAKNSFFMSSKDLEGIRVLQEFIDAGIDSLKVEGRMKSYLYAGTISKVYSEALDYYREHGNFLSDDLGRWEAELNKVTHRAYTEASLINPAGADTIYSDREHEIKEYAATGAVLEAVEGKFLLVEVKSAFNVGDQLEVLPFKGPSVSFNIDFIKNVLGENIERSNPGSIVKIPFVPGIDGNNLLRRKVIQ
- a CDS encoding Crp/Fnr family transcriptional regulator, which codes for MSIAKKRFKKNDIICRTGDDDQTLYFVEKGSLLVFVIDGTQVTPIAYIGTDEFVGELSYFDKNNRSAYVMALDEAELLSIPTTQQEDVMPDWTIKLARNLTKRIRHIDHLISKQGIKRKNVESIKPLSIEQQRNILKIISETKK
- a CDS encoding malate dehydrogenase — protein: MTAKRVKVAVTGAAGQIGYAILFRIASGQMFGTDTEVELQLLELPQALGALEGVKMELEDCAFPLLKNIVCTDKMEVAFKDANWVLAIGAVPRKDGMERGDLLKVNGGIFGPLGKAMAAHGASDCKLFVVGNPCNTNCLIAMESSGLPKDRFFAMTTLDENRAKTQLAIKAGADVKTVTDMTIWGNHSATQYPDFYNAKIGGKKAHEVITDHEWLKGDFIKTVQQRGAAIIKARGASSAASAANACVQGVYNLTHDTPAGETFSMCLSSTGQYGVDAGLIFSFPCRVENGKLIVVEGREHNEFGTEKFNATLEELRIERDTVKDLGLI
- a CDS encoding helix-turn-helix domain-containing protein — translated: MRSFENIAKLIKDKRTQHVKGYSQSELSHLLGYKNGQFISNVERALCNIPLKMLNRVAEILDISHDDLRDAILKDHENTLNNYLTKGSGVVGATTDTQASQVLS